TGAAAGTCCCGCCTCGCCCCGCGAACGCAGCGGCCACAACCCGATGAGGGGCCGCCGGGCACGGGGCGAACGCACGAACCAGTGCCTATAGGCCCTGATCTCCCTGGGCGCACACCGCTCGTTTTAACTATTCGCCTAGTCATATTGGGTCGAATGTGACGAAAAAGTGGTCAAATCCCGGTGGAGTTTGTAGGTTCGTGCACGTGGCCGGTGCGAATCTTCCCCCTTCGCACCGCCGTACGAGGGCGGGGCCTCCCTACCGGCGCGCGGGTCCTGCGCCCCGCTCGGCCGGCCCTGGCATTTCCCCCGATATGGCCAGGGCCGGCCACCCCGGTTCGTCATCCGCACTCCGCGGGAACGAGCGGGAACGCGATCGCGGTCGGTTCCGCCGGTCCGTCCCCGGGCCATCAGGGCCGACCGCGCCGAAGAGCAACCGGGATCCGGTCCGTGCACAGACCTGCGGGGCCCGCGGGCGCACGGCTGCTCGCCGCGCGCCCTCGCGGGCCCCGCACACGGCCGCTCGCCCGGGAAGAGAGCCCCCCAGCATCTTCCCTGCCCCAAGATCCCCCGATCGGGGCCGCGAGCCGACGGCGTCGTCCTGGGTGACCCCCGTCCACACCAGCGCCGTCTTTGCCGTTGGCCCTGCCACTACCCATGAGATCGGTGGAAAACATGCGTGCCGAGTTTTTTTCGTCCCGGTTTTCCGACCACTGAAACCGCAGTTCACAGCCGCTTCGTCCGGTATCGGGGACACCCCGTCCCAATACGTCCGCGTGGAGGGCGCACGAGCCCTACATTGGGCATGCCGCCCCGGACACGGATCCGTGATCGGCGCCGGACGGCAGCCGAAGACCAGCCCTCAGCCGAGAGGTGACCCTTGTCAATCCTCCAGCCGGACATGAAGAGCATCAAGCTGTCCGTCCCCGCCGACCCCGCCTTCGACGTGGTGCGCGACCTCGACGGCACGGTCGCCGAGGTGGCGGACCCCCGCGGCGCGTACCGCTACCGGCGGGACGACGTCTCGGTCGACTTCGAGGCCACCGGCCGGACCGCCGAAGAGGACGGCCGGAGGATCGAGGTGTTCCAGGCCGTGCGCGTCAACGCCTGAGCGCCCGCGGGGTGCGCGGAGCGCGCTCCGCGCACCCCGCGGGCGTCGGCATAGGTCCCCCTGTTCCGGGCATACGGACCAGTCAGGGCGGCGCGTACTCGACGACCGCGTTGACGTGCACGGACCAATCGCCTGGGGGGCGCGATGATGGATGCCCGCGAGAACCGGGCCAGCGGTCTGGCGTTGGAGGTGTTCGACCCGGTGCCGGTCGGGGTCCTGGTCACCGTCGGCCCGGAGCACCGGCTGGTGTACACGAACTCCCTCTACCGGTCGATCTTCGGTGAACGGCCGCTGGGGAGGCCCGTGCGCACGGTCTTCTCCGACCTCATCCCGCAGGAGCACCTGGCGCTGTTCGACCAGGTGGTGGAGACGGGAGAGGCCGTCCGCCTCACCGAGGAGCCCGTGGACGTGGACGGCCTCGGCGGTGCCGCACCGAAGCGCTTCTTCAACTTCAGCCTCTCGGCGGTCTCCCTCGGCGGCGAACGCGGGGTGCTGGTGGTGGCCGTGGAGGTCACCGAGCAGGTCGACGCCGTGCAGCGGGTCCGCCTGATCTCCGAGGAGCGGCGGCGTGCGCTCCAGCGGTACCAGAGCCTGGTGCGGGCGGGCACCCAGGTGGTGTGGGTGGCCGACGCCGGCGGCGCCATCGTCGAAGCGGGTCCGGGCTGGGAGGAGATGACCGGGCAGGCGTGGGAGGAGGCCCGCGGGTTCGGGTGGATGAACGCCGTCCACCCCGACGACCGTGATCCGGTCGCGCGGGCCTGGGCCCTGGCGACCGGGGAGGTGTCCCCGCTGTTCGAGCACACCTACCGGATACGCACGGTGGACGGCGCATTCCGGCACCTCTACGTCCGCGCCGCGCCGGTGCTCGAAGACGACTCCGTGGTGGAGTGGGTGGGAATCGCCAACGACATCGAGGAGCAGTGGCAGGAGCGCCGTCGCAGGGATCTGCTCGGCCGGGCCGCCGCCGCCACGGCCGACGCCATGCGCCTGGACGAGATGTTCTCGGCGCTGGCCCGGGTGATCGTGCCGGCGCTGGCCGACGGGTGCGGCGTCTACCTGCTCCCCGAGCCCGTGGAGCGGCCCGTCGAGGGCCTACTCGTCGCCGAGCGCGTCGCGGGGGCGGCGCGGGACGGGCTGCCGGAGGTGCCTCCGCGCCGCGAGGAGCACTTCTCCCCCGACAGCGCGTTCGCCAGCGCGGTGCGGCGGCGCTCCCCCGTCCGCAGCTCGTTCCCTCCCGGGGTTCCGCCACCGGGGTTCGCCCCCACCGGCAGCGGGCGATGGCTGGCCGAGGCCGAGGCCAACAGCATGATCATCCTGCCGGTCGTCGTCGACGGCGCCGTGGCCGCGGTGGTGGCCGCCGCAGCGTGCGGCGGGCGCACCCCGTTCAACGGCGACGACGTGATCCTGCTGGAGCGGATGTTCGACCGGGTGCGCGTCCCCCTCAGCCACATCATGGAGTTCCAGCGCACGCAGAGCGTGGCGCTGGCCCTGCAGCGCAGCCTGCTCTCGGAGCCGCCCGATGTCCCGGGCCTGCGGATCGCCGCCCGCTACCGGCCGAGCTCCGCCGCCGCAGCCGAGGTCGGCGGGGACTGGTACGACTCCTTCGTGCTGCACGACGGCGCGACCGCGCTGGTCATCGGGGACGTGGCGGGGCACGACCTGTCCGCCGCCGTCACCATGGGCCAGTTGCGCAACATGCTGCGGGGACTGGCCGTCGACCGGGAGGAGCCCCCGGGGGAGATCCTGCGGCGCCTGGACGTCGCCCTGGCGGCCCTGCACGAGTACGAGGGCACCGCGACCTGCGTCCTGGCGCGCGTCGAAGGCACCGGCGACGGCGGGTGGGAACTGAACTACACCATCGCCGGGCATCCGCCGCCGCTGCTGGTCACCGGTGACGGCGGCCGCTTCCTCACGGAGCCGTCCGAGCCGCTCCTCGGCCTGGTCTCCGACCACCCGCGCAGCAGTGCCGTCGAGCCGCTCCCGCCGGACGGCACGCTGCTGCTCTACACCGACGGTCTGGTCGAGCACCCGGGCGAGCACCTCGACGAGGGCCTGCTCCGGCTGCGCCGGCACGCCGAGTCGCTCGCCCGCGAGCCACTGGAGACGTTCTGCGACGAGCTGCTGGCCGGACTGCCCAAGACCGGGCGCGACGACATCGCGATGATCGCGCTGCGACTGCCCTCAGCGGCCCCGGCGTGAGCGCGGTGGTTTGCGCTGGACGGCGGGAGGTAGCTGCCCGATGGCCGCAAGCAGGAGGATCGCGCACCGTCCGGGGGGACACCATGGACACCGCCGCAACCCACGTCGCCCACGACTTCGGCGACAGGATCCGGATCATCGCCGTCGACCCGCAGAGCGCCCAGAGCCACCACCAGTTCGACGACGCGCACGAGGTGTCGATGGGCGGCGACCGCGACTCCACCCTGGACGCCGCCGGCTACCGCCGCATCGGCGAGTGGAGCAAGGAGGGCGACCACGACGCCGCCCGCGTCGAACGCATGACCTAGCGGGCCCAGCGGCGACCGGTTCGGCCTGGCGTGCTTCCGGCGATCTTGACCTTGAGATTCAACCTCGATCACCGGGGGTTTTGAA
This sequence is a window from Spinactinospora alkalitolerans. Protein-coding genes within it:
- a CDS encoding SpoIIE family protein phosphatase, translating into MMDARENRASGLALEVFDPVPVGVLVTVGPEHRLVYTNSLYRSIFGERPLGRPVRTVFSDLIPQEHLALFDQVVETGEAVRLTEEPVDVDGLGGAAPKRFFNFSLSAVSLGGERGVLVVAVEVTEQVDAVQRVRLISEERRRALQRYQSLVRAGTQVVWVADAGGAIVEAGPGWEEMTGQAWEEARGFGWMNAVHPDDRDPVARAWALATGEVSPLFEHTYRIRTVDGAFRHLYVRAAPVLEDDSVVEWVGIANDIEEQWQERRRRDLLGRAAAATADAMRLDEMFSALARVIVPALADGCGVYLLPEPVERPVEGLLVAERVAGAARDGLPEVPPRREEHFSPDSAFASAVRRRSPVRSSFPPGVPPPGFAPTGSGRWLAEAEANSMIILPVVVDGAVAAVVAAAACGGRTPFNGDDVILLERMFDRVRVPLSHIMEFQRTQSVALALQRSLLSEPPDVPGLRIAARYRPSSAAAAEVGGDWYDSFVLHDGATALVIGDVAGHDLSAAVTMGQLRNMLRGLAVDREEPPGEILRRLDVALAALHEYEGTATCVLARVEGTGDGGWELNYTIAGHPPPLLVTGDGGRFLTEPSEPLLGLVSDHPRSSAVEPLPPDGTLLLYTDGLVEHPGEHLDEGLLRLRRHAESLAREPLETFCDELLAGLPKTGRDDIAMIALRLPSAAPA